One window from the genome of Vanessa tameamea isolate UH-Manoa-2023 chromosome 13, ilVanTame1 primary haplotype, whole genome shotgun sequence encodes:
- the LOC113397834 gene encoding odorant receptor Or1-like has translation MGIVLNNSIFSIRLSLTVLRLAGFWSPEGMKGGRRLLYNCYGFGIFMFLLGTYLIIQIVDLYLIWGNLPLMTGTAFVLFTNLAHAAKVVNILARKNEIQNIINNADKVLKRARSAEGREIIRRCDRETKVQQLMFFFLTFITTTGWASSPKKNELPLRAWYPYDTRKSPAYEMTYCHQVVAIIVAAFLNVCKDTLVTSLIAQCRCRLRLVGLSLKNLCNEEYLIGDSPSGISLTPSPKTLTLTPVQEDKVKTRLRACVMQHQEALKAAQQLQQCFSEPTFGQFAVSLVIICVTAFQLFSQTSNLVRLFSMGTYLLNMTFQVFLYCYQGHQLSMESEEVAGAAYDFPWYACGVSVRRSVIILMRRCRRVTKITAGGFTTLSLASFMAIIKSSYSMFTLLQQVNERLLNAMWKKDRIRAMLEETNDELCNESRQTGKEIVRSCDRETTKQLFVCIVLSYTTAIGWASTAEKNQLPLRAWYPYDTSKTPAYQLTYAHQGAMTDASSTIVSERLQNCVVRHQAVLAQTKRLQNCFSASIFAQFCVSMIILCVTAYQLAFESTSLARVISMVAYLTVMMLQVFLYCYQGNQLVEESEDVSGAAYECPWYILSIPIRQSLLLVMTRTRRAARLTAAGFTEISLSTFMSIIKASYTFFTVLQQMEED, from the exons ATgggaattgtattaaataattcaattttttccaTCCGATTGTCCTTAACGGTTCTGAGATTGGCGGGATTTTGGTCCCCCGAGGGCATGAAGGGTGGGCGTCGCTTACTTTACAATTGCTATGGTTTTggaattttcatgtttttattgg gtacatatttaataatacaaatcgtAGACTTGTATTTAATTTGGGGTAATCTTCCCCTCATGACTGGCACAGCATTTGTCCTCTTCACTAACCTGGCACACGCTGCCAAGGTTGTCAATATATTGGCAAGAAAGAATGAAATACAGAATATCATCAACAATGCTGACAAAGTCCTGAAAAGAGCAAGAAGTGCTGAAGGCAGGGAGATTATAAgaag atGTGATCGAGAAACGAAGGTACAGCAACTTATGTTCTTTTTCCTAACTTTCATCACTACCACTGGATGGGCCAGCAGCCCTAAGAAGAATGAACTACCGTTACGAGCGTg gtATCCATATGACACCAGAAAGTCCCCAGCATATGAAATGACATACTGCCATCAGGTAGTAGCGATTATCGTGGCAGCGTTCCTGAATGTGTGCAAGGATACCCTGGTGACCTCTTTGATAGCTCAATGCAGATGTCGTCTGCGTCTCGTCGGACTCTCCTTGAAGAATTTGTGTAATGAAGAATATCTAATCGGA gattCACCATCTGGTATTTCGCTGACTCCATCACCCAAAACTCTGACCTTGACACCAGTTCAAGAGGATAAAGTGAAGACCCGTCTCCGTGCATGTGTGATGCAGCATCAGGAAGCTCTGAAAGCGGCACAGCAACTCCAGCAATGCTTCTCAGAACCAACATTTGGACAGTTCGCAGTATCTCTCGTCATTATATGCGTGACAGCTTTTCAGCTATtttct CAAACCAGTAACCTAGTTCGTCTGTTTTCTATGGGCACGTATCTGCTAAATATGACGTTTCAAGTTTTTCTCTACTGTTATCAAGGGCACCAACTTTCTATGGAG AGTGAAGAAGTCGCTGGAGCAGCTTACGACTTCCCGTGGTACGCGTGCGGTGTGAGCGTGCGCCGATCTGTAATTATACTAATGAGGAGATGTCGTCGCGTCACCAAGATCACAGCTGGTGGCTTTACTACACTGTCATTAGCTTCATTTATGGCT ataataaaatcttcatATTCCATGTTCACGTTGCTGCAACAAGTCAACGAGAGA CTACTAAATGCGATGTGGAAGAAGGACAGAATTCGAGCAATGTTAGAAGAGACGAACGATGAACTATGTAATGAGAGTAGGCAGACAGGGAAAGAAATCGTCAGGAG CTGTGACAGGGAGACTACCAAACAACTTTTCGTTTGCATCGTTCTGTCATATACCACTGCGATCGGATGGGCGTCCACCGCTGAGAAAAATCAACTGCCCTTACGAGCTtg GTATCCGTACGACACGTCAAAAACACCAGCTTATCAATTGACCTACGCACATCAG ggTGCCATGACAGACGCGAGTAGCACAATCGTCTCTGAACGTCTGCAAAACTGCGTGGTCCGTCACCAAGCCGTCTTGGCTCAGACAAAGCGTTTGCAGAACTGCTTCTCGGCATCTATCTTCGCGCAGTTTTGCGTTTCCATGATCATTTTATGCGTGACGGCGTACCAACTAGCGTTT GAGTCAACCAGCTTGGCTCGCGTCATTTCTATGGTGGCATATTTGACGGTCATGATGCTGCAGGTATTTCTCTACTGCTATCAAGGAAACCAGTTGGTTGAGGAG AGTGAAGACGTCTCTGGTGCAGCTTACGAATGCCCCTGGTACATTTTAAGTATACCGATACGTCAGTCACTTCTCCTTGTAATGACAAGAACTCGACGCGCGGCGCGGCTCACTGCTGCAGGCTTCACGGAAATATCGTTATCAACTTTTATGTCT ataattAAGGCATCCTACACGTTCTTCACTGTTCTTCAGCAAATGGAAGAAGATTGA